The sequence below is a genomic window from Nostoc flagelliforme CCNUN1.
TTTTAGCAATTTTCGATTACGCAGTTTATTAAACTGGCACTTTTCTATTAATTCTCCATAAAAGTAACGGATGAACCGGAATAATTAGCGTCAGGAATCAGGGAACAAGCAAAGCAGGGACACTCAGGGTTAACAGTAGGTTTATCTCTTTAAACAATGAAAGCTCCATCAACGCCTCCACAGCATCGGGCGAAGGGGGCGACATCTTCTTGACCTCCGACTACCTACACCTACGCGACAGCAGTATTACGGCGACAGCCGGCGACAACGGCAACGGCGGCAACATCAGCATAGCGTAAGGATTCAGGTGAAGGGATATTGACAAATAGGATGGTTGAGGTAAAGTAAGGCAATCATGATGAACAACCTGCCTCAAGAGTTAGACCCTGAACGCTTACGCCAGTTGCCCAAAGAAGAACTGGTGGAGATGATCATTCAACAGGCTCAAGTGAACAGAGAGTTGCTCTCATCAATCCAGGAATTGAAACAAGAAATAGAAAAGCTGCGTGTCATTGGCAACCTAGATAGCAAAACTTCATCAAAACCACCATCAACTGACCTTCTCAAAAAATCAGAAAAGAACAAGCCCGAAACGTGTGTACTTAGCATCAAAAGTTTTATATAGTTATATGCAAGTTAATAGCATACAAGAATTAGAGAGATAAAAAAAGGTGTTTAGGGTTGTAAATTCTAATAATAATTTGTTACTCTTGAGACGCTATTAAATTCCATCAGCTTAATCTTCAATTAAATTAGGAGCTTTTTGTCTAATTCTTTCTATTATTTCGGCTCGCCAGATGAAAACCTCTGGTTCTCTAGATTCAGTTAGCAAACAGGCTTCCCAGGAAAGCCAAGAGTTATCAAAATCACCGAAAATTCCCTGCACTTTTGCCAGCAAACAGTGGGTAGATGTTCTTTGGATATCTAATTCTTTCGCCTTCTCTAAATATCGCTTCGCCTCGCTATATTTCTTCTGCTCAAATTTTGCCCAACCTAAATTTTTATACAAAACTGCTTGCCATCTGGGATTTGTAGTTTTTTGTATTCCTTCTTGGGCGAGAGAAATTGCTGTATTATAATCACCTTGGAGAATTTTTACTCTAGATAAATTATTGATAGCAATTATCGCTTGTCTATTAATTTTTATGGCTAACTGGTATTGTTGCTCCGCTAAATCATATTTCATTAGTTCATCGTAGTAAGTTCCCAATCCATAATGCCCTTCCCAATTATCAGAGCTTAACTTAAAAGCTTTTTCATAACTATCTATTACACAGGGAGAATCTTGTATTTTTTTACACACAATACCTAAATTATTATATGATTCTACATTTGTGTCATTATATTTAATTGCTAATTCATAGTATCTTTTAGCTAATTCTAGACTATTCGTACTGCGAAGTCCTTTTTCAAAATAAAATTTGGAAATTGTGTATCTGGCTTGAGGATTAATTTTTATAGCTGAGTCAAAAAACTCTTGTGCGGTCTGAAAATTATTTGCTGCCTCAGCCTTCTCCCCTTGAGACACTAAATATTTAGCTCTTAGTGGTAATAATACTTTGAAAGTCACAAAGACTGTCAAAATCATAAATCCAATTGCTGCGCTGACTCTGAACGTTTTAGACCTCGTTAATCTATAAATTTTACTTTGCTGAGGAAGTAATTTTAATCGTTGCAGGATAACTTCAGTACTTTGCGGACGTTGCCCTGGTAAAGGAGCCGTCAACTCATCAATAAAATCAGCAAAAGGTTTGTCAATTTGCGGTGCCTTGTTTCTCCATATTAATCTTCCTGTCTGTTTATCCGTAGGTAAATCGATTAGTTGAATTGCAGTAAGTAGATGGACAAAAGTACGACCCAAAGCATAAAAATCTGATTGCGGTACTGCCTGTCCATCAGTTTGTTCTGGCGGAGAGTAACGAGGTGTGCCAACAGATGTAATTTCATATTTTCCTCCTCTAGACGTGCTGTCTCCTCCACTTCCGCTTATTTTAGCTAAGTAAGTACTAGTCACTCGCCGTGCTACACCAAAATCCACTAACGCTAATTGACCATTTAACTGGAGAATTATATTAGAAGGTTTAATATCTCTATGAAAAAAATTAGCACGGTGTACTGCGGCAAGAATTTCAACTAATTCTTTTAGCCATTCTAATGCTTGAGATTGCAAAATACGCCCATTAGATTCTATCCATTGCTCTAAATTCTGTCCCTCGATTTTATCCATAACCAAGCAATGTAAGGTTAAAGAACTATTGACAGGAACAAAAGTGAAAAAGTCATCTAAGGTACTTTTGGGAATATTTGGATGATGGATTAGCCGTAAACTAAGAGATTCCCGCTCGATTAACTCAACTAGTTTCCGCGAGTTCAATTTCAGAACTTTCATAACTCGCTGCTTGCTCCCGGGATTCCATTGAGTACCAGCGTCCTCCACTTCAAAAACTTCAGTATAGCTGAATGGATTTTCATTCAGCGGTCTTAATGGCTTAATCAAGCGGATGCGGTTATTAATTAGCAGCGAAGTACCACAAAAAAGACATTCTTCAATGTCTTTAGGATTTTGACGTTGCTCGCATAGGGGATTTATACAGTAACTCACATTCGCAGGAGGATAGCCAGATATAAACTACCTACCCTAAATCTAGTCTTTCTTCCTATCAACGATAATGTAAGTGAAGATTTAAAATTTTGAGTAGTCATTTTCCATAAATAAAGTATATTTTATAACTTCAAAATAAAGAATAACTAGGAAAGTTGTTAATATTTGTGTATCGCTGGTAATTTAACAGCAGCATTTAAAGTAATCCATTTGATAACTGCTACTGTGATCTAGTGACGGCAGTAGTTTTATTAACTACTTTTTTAAGATGTACGTAAGTAATGATTCTACTCTATCTTTCGTCCCCTTTGCATAATTGGTGACTTGAGTTATTATTTGTTTGGAGCAAACAGCTATTAAGTAGAGACATTAGGTATTACTGAGTTGTATTTAACACTACTGATTGGCGGTTGCATTGAGAAAAAGCGTATGGGGTTGGTCGCTCGCTCGCTCGAACAACAGAATGAGTATAACTATGGATTCTAATGCTGTCCAGATACTAAAATCACCAGTCTATTCTCCCCTTGCTTCAAAGAAACAAGAGCTTTTAGGGCAAAAACACTCTTCTGTGACAGTAAGTTTTGATGAAACTTTAGTAATAGTCAATGATTTAGTGCTTGCCAAAAGAGGTAGATACTTATCTCAACCAGAGATACTTATTATGAGGGGAGCGTGGCATAACCGTGAGTTTGTAGAGATAGCAGAAAATTCAGCTTATAGCGTCAATTACTTACAACGAGGCGTAGCTACTCGCTTATGGGATATACTCACAAAAACAATTGGAAATGGCAAGCGAGTTACTAAAAAGAATGTACGGAATTTTTTAGAGCAAGTTGCACAAGAGTATTATGCTCAATCTGCTTTTACTAGTGAAGAAAAAAGCTCCCCTGTCAAAAATTGGATACAAATTCTAGGAAGTAAACCTCCTGAGATCTCAAGTTTTTATGGACGCGCAGGAGAATTATCTTGTTTAAAAGAATTAATAATAAAGCAACGCTGCGTATCGTTAGTAGGGGTAGCAGGCATTGGTAAAACTGCATTAGCTGCAAAGCTAATACAAGAGATTAGTGTAGAATCAAAACCCAAATTTGATTGCATAATTTGGAAATCAGTTGCCCATGCACCACTGTTTCAAGACTTTATAGCCGAGCTAATAGAGCTAATCCAACCTTTAGAGCCTAAGCTAGACTCACCTAGATTTACTCAAGCAATGGTTTCAGCATTGATCGAGCAGATGCAATCGCGCCGATGTCTTTTGGTATTGGATGAATCTGATTCCTTGTTTGAAACAACTAATTTAGAGCAACACTTAGAGTACAAACTATTTTTTCGCAGATTAATAGAGGAAATGGATCAAAGCTGCTTGCTCTTAACTAATCGAGTTTTTCCTGATGAATTTGAGGATCTTATAATAGCAGGACGTCCTATTCAATATCTAAAAATAAAAGGTTTAGAGACTGATCCTGCAATGCAACTTCTATTTGATCAAGGATTGGATGACGAAGAGAAATGCAACGAATTAATTAAAATTTACTACGGCAATCCTTTAGAGCTAAAGACGGTAGTTACCAGAATTCACCACTTTTTTGGCGGAAGTATTCAAAAGTTTTTTGAAAATAGAACTACGCTTTTCAGTAGCCAATTTAAAGCAATGCTTGATAAAGCCTTTGGTTACTTATTAAGTAAAATTCAACAACAAATTATGATTTATCTAGCAGAAGAGTTAACTTTAAACTCAAAACCTGTTAAACTTACTAGCTTATTAAATGGCTTGAATCAAAAGGAATCAATATCGTTATCAATATCAGATTTAATTACAGCATTAGAAGGGTTGGAAAAGCAGTTTTTAATTGAAACTATTAAGGATTCTGCTTCTGAAGAAAGTAGTTTTACTCTTCAACCTATAGTCAAAAAATATATTAGGAAAAATATACCAGGACTGGTGCATACATCTAATGCTTCACCAGAATTAGCACTCACATTTTAACAGAGGTAGCTATGATTGCAGGCAAACTAGAAATCACAATTAAAATCAATGAACTGCCACAACCCAAGATCGTAGAGAACGCTTGGCAGCAGTTTGACGTAGACTGTGACGGACGCATCACAGCAATCACAGTTAAACCAAAGATTTACAAGAAACTGACTAATGTAACCAGTAATTACCCACAATTGGTAGCAGCGATCACTGGCAAACTTGGTCAGTCAACTGAGCATGGGTTCATGTTAGAAGAACCTAGCATACAAGTTTTCTTTTCGCAAGCCCAAGTCAGAAACAACCTCTGCCTTCGGTGCTGCTTCTTGAAAAAGTGATTACCCAACTAGGGTAAGCTGGAACCAATACTGATAAATATGGAGGAGTCAAACACAAAGTTGCAGAATCTGGCTACATACGGAAAGACCACAAGTTATATAAAATCAAGCTAATTGATAGGAGGTATGAAGGTGAAAATACAACAGTACGAGAATTTAACGCACAAAGCGCCACTAAGGAGTAGCGCTTCGTGCGTGGCTTAAATTTCATATAACCTCAGAGCGGGGTTGATCTCGAAGGAACAAAATCAGTGGTCGTTAAAGTTTGGCGACTGATATTACCACTAAAAATGTCCGACTGAGTTTATCCGCGCTGCTTCCCCTATTGTACAGGGGTTGTTACCAGATCGTCGAATTTTTGGTGGCAAATTTTGGCTATTAAAATTCTTCTTTGGGAAATGTTAAATTTAATTAAGAAATATCCCGAATTTTGTAGTTAAAAGCAGTAGCAGCGCGAATAACAGTTATCAGTTACCAGTTACCAGTTATCAGTCAGAGTCTTTGATAACTGTCAACTATTGACTGATAACTGATACAACCCCCTCTGAAGCTTGTAAACCGAGTTATCAGAGGCGAAATCATGACTTATAGCAAAACCCCCAAGGGCGCAGTAGTAGAGCGCATTGGGTCAGAGAGTAAGATTACACATCTTGTATGCGGTCTAGTAGAGGGGAATTTCAGCAATATCCTGGCTAGAGCGGAAATTGTCAGACAAATTATAGGAGTGAAATTAGCTTTTAGTGTGCGTTCGCTGCAATTAATAGTGGTGCGCCACACTATTCGTGCGTGGTGGCTAGCATCAGGGTACAAATTATGCTGACACTAGATAGAGAAGAAAGCTTAGGAGCACTTCATTACGATGATCTTAACAGCAGTATCAAAGACACCTTCGCTGCCATAGATCGATTTGAGTTGCAAGCAGTAGAACAGATTCGCCTCATGCATGACGAGCGGATGTACAGAATCGCTGGGTACAAAAACTTTTCACAATATTGCCAAGGCGAATTGCATGTATATGGTGGCTATCGGCGTATAAATCAACTCTTAGGGGCATCAAAAGTTATTGTTGCAGCAGGGGAGTTGGGGTCACAGATTAAAAATGAGCGC
It includes:
- a CDS encoding protein kinase domain-containing protein, with the protein product MSYCINPLCEQRQNPKDIEECLFCGTSLLINNRIRLIKPLRPLNENPFSYTEVFEVEDAGTQWNPGSKQRVMKVLKLNSRKLVELIERESLSLRLIHHPNIPKSTLDDFFTFVPVNSSLTLHCLVMDKIEGQNLEQWIESNGRILQSQALEWLKELVEILAAVHRANFFHRDIKPSNIILQLNGQLALVDFGVARRVTSTYLAKISGSGGDSTSRGGKYEITSVGTPRYSPPEQTDGQAVPQSDFYALGRTFVHLLTAIQLIDLPTDKQTGRLIWRNKAPQIDKPFADFIDELTAPLPGQRPQSTEVILQRLKLLPQQSKIYRLTRSKTFRVSAAIGFMILTVFVTFKVLLPLRAKYLVSQGEKAEAANNFQTAQEFFDSAIKINPQARYTISKFYFEKGLRSTNSLELAKRYYELAIKYNDTNVESYNNLGIVCKKIQDSPCVIDSYEKAFKLSSDNWEGHYGLGTYYDELMKYDLAEQQYQLAIKINRQAIIAINNLSRVKILQGDYNTAISLAQEGIQKTTNPRWQAVLYKNLGWAKFEQKKYSEAKRYLEKAKELDIQRTSTHCLLAKVQGIFGDFDNSWLSWEACLLTESREPEVFIWRAEIIERIRQKAPNLIED
- a CDS encoding ATP-binding protein, whose amino-acid sequence is MDSNAVQILKSPVYSPLASKKQELLGQKHSSVTVSFDETLVIVNDLVLAKRGRYLSQPEILIMRGAWHNREFVEIAENSAYSVNYLQRGVATRLWDILTKTIGNGKRVTKKNVRNFLEQVAQEYYAQSAFTSEEKSSPVKNWIQILGSKPPEISSFYGRAGELSCLKELIIKQRCVSLVGVAGIGKTALAAKLIQEISVESKPKFDCIIWKSVAHAPLFQDFIAELIELIQPLEPKLDSPRFTQAMVSALIEQMQSRRCLLVLDESDSLFETTNLEQHLEYKLFFRRLIEEMDQSCLLLTNRVFPDEFEDLIIAGRPIQYLKIKGLETDPAMQLLFDQGLDDEEKCNELIKIYYGNPLELKTVVTRIHHFFGGSIQKFFENRTTLFSSQFKAMLDKAFGYLLSKIQQQIMIYLAEELTLNSKPVKLTSLLNGLNQKESISLSISDLITALEGLEKQFLIETIKDSASEESSFTLQPIVKKYIRKNIPGLVHTSNASPELALTF
- a CDS encoding fertility inhibition FinO-like protein gives rise to the protein MIAGKLEITIKINELPQPKIVENAWQQFDVDCDGRITAITVKPKIYKKLTNVTSNYPQLVAAITGKLGQSTEHGFMLEEPSIQVFFSQAQVRNNLCLRCCFLKK